Proteins from a genomic interval of Xanthomonas sp. AM6:
- a CDS encoding TonB-dependent receptor: MNHASHRARPHRLAGSIALALSLALAAAAHAEDPAQAQAGVGDDTAPAAANKNATTLSAVTVAANRYNAADMQMAASNTANVLSADDLKYTAVHNIAEALGLLPGVNVVNTGQSYFGGVDGAARGEGMFASVRGLNAEYNVNLINGVNVAQGMPYSRSVQLSLLPPSGLQTIVLNKTSTAAMDGDAIGGTIDYRTPSGFDYSDALGGSITASGRMESRARDYDESGLGKGVAGEFHAKFGSDRQFGLYASAYYDERHYVNSEVASASAARNDGSWEFARTTAKGDLAAGYDAEDALQSTGTNIGYSGGDTKRYGGNVSFDWHVDPTLQLYARATYAYAKTEQNTGYTQFVPASVGYTQIGSTGVYQPQINRVAVRYWYETNPEVADLATFQFGADKQLGNWTLSPNLFYGYGDNDRPDHIEVSARVDQYTSTQFPYGANSFIGYDSEGFPVPQLTAAMRDQAGDIGSLYARRHGQLTKSYSGQKKGGAKFDARYDFDQGALSSVQFGVKYVDSSREFTSRDWTTAKFTDGTLLANTGLVNGAYDSVYPGKYDYPTVKLSNAALKASIAQYMTPEAFDTCGSLAVNNQNCATMRGTEAVAAAYAMATFRTGDLEIIPGLRFEQTRIRNTYWTMPKDSGGNELAGYFQNNHTRYEEPLPSVFLNYRPGDGRSVYRASVWTSYTRPAFVQLGGGSNYDVSSDGVTTITEGNPDLKPIKALNVDVSGEWDNGAGGHAMLAGYYKRLSDYIYENGSDAANAGASTSGNVRYVRPQNGGDGKVLGVEAAVRQTLQGMPAPLDGFGIGANVTRQSTRVDLGMTGFHDERIQNAPDLMANAELFYEKGPLSVNLSYHYSGEYVSVYDYLDQGASWDDLWVKPITRIDLHVGYAVNEHLRADLSVANLTNRLSYWAHVGRNSTAISDIVDAGRTSLLTVKYTF; this comes from the coding sequence ATGAACCACGCATCGCACCGCGCCAGGCCGCATCGGCTTGCCGGTTCCATCGCCCTGGCGCTGAGCCTGGCCCTCGCCGCCGCCGCCCACGCCGAAGATCCCGCGCAGGCGCAGGCCGGCGTCGGCGACGACACCGCGCCGGCCGCGGCCAACAAGAACGCCACGACCCTGTCGGCGGTGACCGTCGCGGCCAACCGCTACAACGCCGCCGACATGCAGATGGCGGCCAGCAACACCGCCAACGTGCTGTCGGCCGACGACCTGAAGTACACCGCCGTGCACAACATCGCCGAGGCGCTGGGCCTGCTGCCGGGCGTCAACGTGGTCAACACCGGGCAGTCGTACTTCGGCGGCGTCGACGGCGCCGCGCGCGGCGAGGGCATGTTCGCCTCGGTGCGCGGACTCAACGCCGAGTACAACGTCAACCTGATCAACGGCGTCAACGTCGCCCAGGGCATGCCGTACAGCCGCAGCGTGCAGCTGAGCCTGCTGCCGCCGTCGGGCCTGCAGACCATCGTGTTGAACAAGACCTCCACCGCGGCGATGGACGGCGACGCGATCGGCGGCACCATCGACTACCGCACGCCCAGCGGTTTCGACTACAGCGATGCGCTCGGCGGCAGCATCACCGCCAGCGGGCGCATGGAAAGCCGCGCGCGCGACTACGACGAGAGCGGCCTGGGCAAGGGCGTGGCCGGCGAATTCCACGCCAAGTTCGGCAGCGACAGGCAGTTCGGCCTCTACGCCAGCGCCTACTACGACGAGCGCCACTACGTGAACAGCGAAGTGGCCAGCGCCTCCGCCGCGCGCAACGACGGTTCGTGGGAATTCGCGCGCACCACCGCCAAGGGCGACCTGGCCGCCGGCTACGACGCGGAGGACGCGCTGCAGTCCACCGGCACCAACATCGGCTACTCCGGCGGCGACACCAAGCGCTACGGCGGCAACGTCTCCTTCGACTGGCACGTGGACCCGACCCTGCAGCTGTACGCGCGGGCCACCTACGCCTACGCCAAGACCGAGCAGAACACCGGGTATACGCAGTTCGTGCCGGCCAGCGTCGGCTACACCCAGATCGGCAGCACCGGCGTGTACCAGCCGCAGATCAACCGCGTCGCGGTGCGCTACTGGTACGAGACCAACCCGGAAGTGGCCGACCTGGCCACGTTCCAGTTCGGCGCCGACAAGCAATTGGGTAACTGGACGCTGTCGCCGAACCTGTTCTACGGCTACGGCGACAACGATCGCCCGGACCACATCGAGGTCTCCGCGCGCGTGGACCAGTACACCTCCACCCAGTTCCCGTACGGCGCCAACAGCTTCATCGGCTACGACAGCGAAGGCTTCCCGGTGCCGCAGCTGACCGCGGCGATGCGCGACCAGGCCGGCGACATCGGCAGCCTGTACGCGCGCCGCCACGGCCAGCTGACCAAGTCCTACAGCGGGCAGAAGAAGGGCGGCGCCAAGTTCGACGCGCGCTACGACTTCGACCAGGGCGCGCTGAGCAGCGTGCAGTTCGGCGTGAAGTACGTGGACAGCTCGCGCGAGTTCACCTCGCGCGACTGGACCACCGCCAAGTTCACCGACGGCACCCTGCTCGCCAACACCGGCCTGGTCAACGGCGCATACGATTCGGTGTATCCGGGCAAGTACGACTACCCGACGGTCAAGCTGAGCAACGCGGCGCTGAAGGCCTCGATCGCCCAGTACATGACCCCGGAGGCCTTCGACACCTGCGGCAGCCTGGCGGTCAACAACCAGAACTGCGCGACGATGCGCGGCACCGAAGCGGTGGCCGCGGCCTACGCGATGGCCACGTTCAGGACCGGCGACCTGGAGATCATCCCCGGCCTGCGCTTCGAGCAGACCCGCATCCGCAACACCTACTGGACGATGCCCAAGGACAGCGGCGGCAACGAGCTGGCCGGCTACTTCCAGAACAACCACACCCGCTACGAGGAGCCGCTGCCCAGCGTGTTCCTGAACTACCGCCCGGGCGACGGCCGTTCCGTGTACCGCGCCTCGGTGTGGACCAGCTACACGCGCCCGGCGTTCGTGCAGCTCGGCGGCGGTTCCAACTACGACGTGTCCAGCGACGGCGTCACCACCATCACCGAGGGCAACCCCGACCTGAAGCCGATCAAGGCGCTCAACGTCGATGTGTCCGGCGAATGGGACAACGGCGCCGGCGGCCACGCGATGCTGGCCGGCTACTACAAGCGCCTGTCCGACTACATCTACGAGAACGGCTCGGACGCGGCCAATGCCGGCGCGAGCACCAGCGGCAACGTGCGCTACGTGCGCCCGCAGAACGGCGGCGACGGCAAGGTGCTGGGCGTGGAGGCGGCGGTGCGGCAGACCTTGCAGGGCATGCCGGCGCCGCTGGACGGCTTCGGCATCGGCGCCAACGTCACCCGCCAGTCCACCCGCGTCGACCTGGGCATGACCGGGTTCCACGACGAGCGCATCCAGAACGCGCCGGACCTGATGGCCAACGCCGAGCTGTTCTACGAGAAGGGGCCGCTGTCGGTGAACCTGAGCTACCACTACTCGGGCGAGTACGTGTCGGTCTACGACTACCTGGACCAGGGCGCCAGCTGGGACGATCTGTGGGTGAAGCCGATCACCCGCATCGACCTGCACGTGGGCTATGCGGTGAACGAGCACCTGCGAGCCGACCTGTCGGTGGCCAACCTGACCAACCGCCTGAGCTACTGGGCGCACGTGGGCCGCAACAGCACCGCGATCTCGGACATCGTCGATGCCGGGCGCACCAGCCTGCTGACCGTGAAGTACACGTTCTGA
- a CDS encoding alpha/beta fold hydrolase, translated as MRAFAGWPLAARALLALGLLAGSGCAMVTVQSRAAGDYVATKRGDVLSTGELSDASQETLRVVAIERKACEADIPACAAQLRAVQGLGEERRLATLSELWLRAATQRTPKRAAALDDAALQAWLETARYAYAYLFFTERPASARAFEDRQTQVRDYYNYAVQQAVGGLFERWRAGSASGELHDDEALATAGWQVRAQLDSFRLPGGVSRPSAMVPAAALHFDGLRSNYRRDGFGAELVAEVSPAQVGDPTALLADGTAARPAQDTPAFSEMPYATTTVLLRFDGDSLAQVLDTRNVVIAPYDPYRDNEIVVHGQRLPLAANFTAAYGLWLARSGFAKQSLRSMLGSRYGIEQPHLYLMQPYDPNRRIVLMLHGLGSSPEAWVNVANEILGDEQLRRHYQIWQVYYPTNMPIAWNRAQIETLLLQTLHHFDPQGQAPASRHMVLVGHSMGGVIARLLVSASGDRIWDALLAGRDLSGERGVRVRERLQPLLRFAPLPQVDRAIFIAAPHRGTAIAESSIGRLVGRLIRLPVTLLARFADVMRDIGGDDGVPQRLPNGIDNLRDTDPFVRAAADLPISPAVRYHSIIARRKPSVPLADADDGLVPYRSAHLQGAASELVVTSGHSVQETPQAILEIRRILHAQIASE; from the coding sequence ATGCGCGCCTTCGCCGGGTGGCCGCTGGCGGCGCGCGCGCTGCTGGCGCTGGGCCTGCTCGCCGGGTCCGGCTGCGCCATGGTCACCGTGCAGTCGCGCGCGGCCGGCGACTACGTCGCGACCAAGCGCGGCGACGTGCTCAGCACCGGTGAACTCAGCGACGCCAGCCAGGAAACGCTGCGCGTGGTGGCGATCGAGCGCAAGGCCTGCGAAGCGGACATTCCCGCCTGCGCGGCGCAACTGCGCGCGGTGCAGGGGCTGGGCGAGGAGCGGCGCCTGGCGACGCTGTCGGAACTGTGGCTGCGCGCGGCGACGCAGCGCACGCCCAAGCGCGCCGCCGCGCTCGACGATGCGGCGCTGCAGGCGTGGCTGGAAACGGCGCGCTACGCCTATGCCTACCTGTTCTTCACCGAGCGCCCGGCCAGCGCGCGTGCCTTCGAGGACCGGCAGACGCAGGTGCGCGACTACTACAACTACGCGGTGCAGCAAGCGGTCGGCGGCCTGTTCGAGCGGTGGCGCGCCGGCAGCGCCAGCGGCGAACTGCACGACGACGAAGCGCTGGCCACCGCCGGCTGGCAGGTGCGCGCGCAGCTGGACAGTTTCCGCCTGCCGGGCGGCGTGTCGCGCCCGAGCGCGATGGTCCCGGCCGCCGCGCTGCACTTCGACGGGCTGCGCAGCAATTACCGGCGCGACGGCTTCGGCGCCGAGCTGGTGGCGGAAGTGTCGCCGGCGCAGGTCGGCGACCCGACCGCGCTGCTGGCGGACGGCACGGCCGCACGGCCGGCGCAGGACACGCCCGCCTTCAGCGAAATGCCGTACGCGACCACCACCGTGCTGCTGCGTTTCGACGGCGACAGCCTGGCGCAGGTGCTGGACACGCGCAACGTGGTAATCGCGCCCTACGATCCGTACCGCGACAACGAGATCGTGGTGCACGGCCAGCGGCTGCCGCTGGCCGCCAACTTCACCGCCGCCTACGGCCTGTGGCTGGCGCGCTCGGGCTTCGCCAAGCAGTCGCTGCGCTCGATGCTCGGCAGCCGCTACGGCATCGAGCAGCCGCACCTGTACCTGATGCAGCCCTACGACCCGAACCGGCGCATCGTGCTGATGCTGCACGGCCTGGGCAGCAGCCCCGAGGCCTGGGTCAACGTCGCCAACGAGATCCTGGGCGACGAGCAGCTGCGCCGCCACTACCAGATCTGGCAGGTCTACTACCCGACCAACATGCCGATCGCCTGGAACCGCGCGCAGATCGAGACGCTGCTGCTGCAGACCCTGCACCACTTCGATCCGCAGGGGCAGGCGCCGGCCTCGCGGCACATGGTGCTGGTCGGGCACAGCATGGGCGGGGTGATCGCGCGGCTGCTGGTCAGCGCGTCCGGCGACCGCATCTGGGACGCCTTGCTGGCCGGCCGCGACCTGAGCGGCGAACGCGGCGTGCGGGTCCGCGAGCGCCTGCAGCCGCTATTGCGCTTCGCCCCGCTGCCGCAGGTCGACCGCGCCATCTTCATCGCCGCGCCGCACCGCGGCACCGCCATCGCCGAAAGCAGCATCGGCCGGCTGGTCGGCAGGCTGATCCGGCTGCCGGTGACCCTGCTGGCGCGCTTCGCCGACGTGATGCGCGACATCGGCGGCGACGACGGCGTGCCGCAACGCCTGCCCAATGGCATCGACAACCTGCGCGATACCGATCCGTTCGTGCGCGCCGCCGCCGACCTGCCGATCTCGCCGGCCGTGCGCTACCACTCGATCATCGCCCGGCGCAAACCGTCGGTACCGCTGGCCGACGCCGACGACGGCCTGGTGCCGTACCGCAGCGCGCACCTGCAGGGCGCCGCGTCCGAACTGGTGGTCACTTCCGGGCACAGCGTGCAGGAGACGCCGCAGGCGATCCTGGAAATCCGCCGCATCCTGCACGCGCAGATCGCGTCGGAATGA